From the Ursus arctos isolate Adak ecotype North America unplaced genomic scaffold, UrsArc2.0 scaffold_9, whole genome shotgun sequence genome, the window CCTTGGGTTATATTTCTTTAAGGACCATTGCACTTCTAGGTCACTTTCATCTTCAGGCTGTAGCCCTTCGTTGGCCCTTAATTGGGTCCTGAGTTTTAAGTCCTGTCTTTCAGGACCTTGTAAGCTCTCAGAAGAAAAGTTTTCACTCTCAAAAGAAAGACTTTAGGGCAAAAATGGCTACTGTACTCCCTACAGCTGAGACTTCTCACTTCCCCTTTACTTTGGGCTATTAATTCCTGCCTTATTCACTCCTCAAcagttttaattactttaaatcttAATCTGCCTTTTTCGTTGCATCCAGTTGAAGGGTtgaaccaaaaaatatatattgctgtTCCCTAAAACAGAAAATCTTGTTACATAATAAACGTTAACAAAAGAATGCATCAGTATGCAATATAGCTTTATTTTCGTTACAATAGTTCAGTATTGTTCCATCAATTCCAATCATCACAGTCCCCGGTTATCGACATATTCGGCTACTGGCTTCTGCGTGTATTAAATATCACTCACTTCTGAAGGTTAAACGCCTTCTCTGGAATAAGCACATAGATCTAAGTCCTTCTATAATTCTTCTTGGACTTAAAGctcttataatcttttttatttttaaactatagagTATATTTACCTCCCAGAACAAGAAAAtagcctttctctttcctcttccagttAGTCAAGGGAAGTAATTTAGCTGAGCTCTCTAATTCTCCAGCTCTCAGCTGCCAGTCAGCAGAGCAAGGAAGCAGCATGTAATGTCTTCACAGACATTGCGTGGAATCTCTGGACTGTCTTCTTCCTGTCATAAATCTTCCTAACTTAACAGAAAAATCTCATGTGTTATAAGTTGGTTGTTATCTGGAGGAGCAAGATAATAAAGGTTACACACTATTCAAAAATTGTTATCTTGGTGTTTGACCAAGGGTTtaagatggcttcacaggggtgcctgagtggcacagcggttaagcgtctgccttcggctcagggcgtgatcccggcgtgatgggatcgagccccacatcaggctcctccgctgggagcctgcttcttcctctcccgctccccctgcttgtgttccctctctcactggctgtctctatctctgtcgaataaataaataaaatcttaaaaaaaaaaaaagatggcttcataaaaagtaaataatacatCACTATGGGTTCTGTCTCCAAATGCAAATATTTGATCATTAGATTTTTAAGGGAAGATTAAAACTAACCTCTCTTTACTTTCATGTCTATCTCTTATTTATCTACaatatttctcattcattttataTTCAACTAAATGTAAGTGGATGCGAATGCATATTGATTATATTATACCTTTGATTCAGGAAGAAATTAAGGTAAAAAAGCCACTGTCTCCTCCAAAACCATGCTCTACTGCTGACTCTTGTTCTTCAGAGGTGATGAGTACCAAGACTGACGTCAAAGAGAACACTGTTTGCATACCAAACTATCTGGATCAGGAAATCAAAGTAAGAGGCAGATTTACTAAATCTGTAACTTGGGAACAGCATGAACATACAAAAAAATCACATTACTAACATCCTTAAGACTCTTTAGCGGTTCCCCTTTAACAACTGAATTGATTTAAAACCACTTAGACTGAAATGCAAggcctacttcttttttttttaataatatttttttttattatattatgttagtcaccatacagtacatccctagtttttgatgtaaagttccatgatttattacttgtgtataacacccagtgcaccatgcaatacatgccctccttaatacccatcaccagtctatcccattcccccactcccctcccctctgaggccctcagtttatttcccagagtccatagtctctcatgcttcattccgccttctgattaccccccctttcttcttccctttcttctcctactgatcttcctactgcttatgttccataaatgagtgaaatcatatgatagttgtctttctctgcttgacttatttcacttagcattatctcctccagtgccgtccatgttgcagcaaatgttgagaactcgttctttttgatggctgagtaatattccattgtatatatggaccacaaccaGTCGCTGTTACAGAAACACAACCTTCAATTTAGACATAATGAAGACCTTGGCATTTGCCGACAAACTCGGCTCTTTCTTCCCATGTTTTTCTCTATCATCCTTGATGCTTGGGAGGCACTACTTCTTGCTGGTGCCTGTATAATTTCCTTCACGTACTTGAAGTCAGTGATTCCTCCAATCAACATTCATCTCTGCCTCTTATCTGTGGAAAACTCTTTCCTCAAACCTACTCTGCCTGAGGTTATAAActtagttatatttatatttatagtaatGTGTCATATCAGACTACTGGAAGGTTCTCTCCAGCCACAGTTATTTCTGAGAATGACATATAACAAAGAGCGAATCAATCGGCTgatgtttgttttcctcctttgttttccttctttagaCCCTTTTGGTAACCTCCACATTGCCTCACTGTAAGACCCACTGCAATGAATTAAGGCTGAAAGCATTGTAATGATGACTTTGCTAACAGTTGTAAATGAGTTATCCGTAGTAGCAATTACAAATAGCAGAGCAGATTCTGAGGATTGTTATTGAATAGTCCCGAAAAGGGactatttcaaaagtaaaatgtaaCAGTGGCATGGGGTATAATTATGCTGATGATTAAAactgggaaggaaaataaaagggatGGAGAAGAGGGGAGTATCTGCAGACAAGAGTGGGGTTATACATGATTTCCAGATGCTTCTGGTGAAAGACTCCCGATTATATAGAGTCTTCAGAATCACTGTCCATGTTACCCGCCACACTCTGGCACCACTGATTCTCTATAATTTGCTCATTCCCACCTTTAGGAACTTTTCCTACTAAGAAATCTCTTCTCCTTGGTCCTCTCAGTGGTCACCTTCTTCTCATTAAGGTCTCAGTAAAAATTTCTCTCGGAAATACTTACCCTGATCACCAATCTAAAGTAGCTGCCTACTTACTCTCTATCCTACGACCCTTTGTTATCTTTGACGTAGCGCATGCCTATCTGATGTGTTtgtattcatttgtttcaatagtgtctctgcctctcaccccactcaCACTAAAATCTTATAGGATCTCACACTCCTCTGTCTTGGTTCCTGCTTTATCTTTCATGCCTAAATAACTGCTAGGCGTCgagtaattattaaaaaattaaaaagaaaagttctacTGAGATCAAAGTGGAACTGTAGAAAATCAGCTGGCATAGGCCCTCTCTATAATATGTCATCTGATATGCTCACATCTGATCTATGCAACCAAACCATAAACTGACTGCAGTTTTAGTCAGGTTGTCTTACTTCCTTAAGCACATCAATAATAGACCAGCAGCATGATCCTGTAGAACTGGACTTTGGGGCATCAATTAAAGGGCCCTCCTCCCAAAAGCATCTTCTACCTCACAGATATTGACTTAACTGGACATTAATACAAATTCCACTAAAATGTAAACTCTTTGAAGGAAGAGATCCTTTCTATCTTGTTCACAACCGATTCGTCAGCACTCATCACTTTGCTTGAAAACTATTAACTGGCACATACACAGCATGGAATTTTATCAAATAGTTGGTGGctatttggaaataaatgaaaaagagggGGTAAAGTGAGAAAATAGGTCTTACCAAAATTTTTTGGCTTGTATAAATGAATCCTAGAAAGAGATTTCATTTTAGTGGTATTCCAACCTTACATACCTTctacaaaaaaaatctgaaatatcttCTAATTTCCTACTATCGAGGCTGGTAACTCTGAGTGGCTATGAAGGCAAGATATGTTTGTGCAGGGGTGTGTATGAAAGAGTATACAGTTTCACAATTACTactttagaggaaaagaaaaacaaaattctgtgTCTCTTACTATCTTGTCTTTAGACTTCTTCTCAAAAATCTTGAATTTACAGAAATAATAGTCTCTTTACCATTGACATGAAAAGTTTGCCAAACAccttcatttattttgtaaatatctaaTATCAATGACAAAATACTAGAGTTTGGGAATAtagttcattccttcattcacacTGCTTATGAGAGGGATTGTACAGACATTGTAAGAACATTTAGGAGGAGATTTTGGAGCTGAGAGATTCTTCAAGGGGAAAGAAACCTAAAGAATATTTAAGATataattaaaagatgaaaagaaatatggaagAGATCATTCCCACACAAGAGACCTTCATATCTAAAGCTAAGAGGCGAGAGCACTGTTTATTCAAGGAACTAAAAACAATATGGCAGACTCAGAGAGTGCGGGGAGAAGGCTGCAGGGGATGAGGCTGGCGAAGCTCTTCGGAGACCAGAAATAAAGGACTTTCAAGCTGTATTGAGGTGTTCAGATTCATCTGAAGTGCTGTGGGAAGCTAGTGAAGAATTTTAAGCACTGAGTTATACTGAAATTACTTTGTAAGTGTAAGGATTACATGGTCAGATCTGTACTTTAGAAAAATCAGTCTAGATACAATATGCAGAATTAATCTGGAGGGTGGAGGCAAAATTGCAGGGAAGGTACTCTGCTTCCAAACGGAGGATTAGGTCCGAGACTTAGCTTCCTGCTGTAAATAACTATATCACTGGGAAAAACACATGAAGAGACTGTTTTCAGGCATTAGGCAACAGACAGTATAGATTTATGACAGTTGAGAGAAGGGAAACCATTGGGATGATTTCCACACTCAACCTAGATTTCAGCCGGGGGCACATTCCTAATCACGGCACCGAGAAGTGGAGCCCAAACCGAGAGGAACGTCTTCCCTAGGTAGAGAAAACAGAGCTCAGAGTTTGGGGATTCTGAGGTGGCTGGAATTTACAAAGAGGAATCTGCAGAGAGAATGAGCTCCAGAAATCTGTAAAGGGTTCCATGAGTCTTCAGTTCAGCATAAATCGCACACGCACAGGATGAGATTCTGAGACCTGGCAGAAGAAAGCTAATGGGAGGTAGCCCATCGCTTAGAGATGCTGACGTTCTGACGTGCCAGAGCAGAGAGACCTTGCTGAACACACCAGGAATTCAACTGAAACCCCAGAAAGAGAATAGGATGCTCTAGCCCTACAGGAGGGGCTACTCTAGGTCTATAATCTCAAATCCTGAAATCAAGCTTCAGCAGATCAAATTCACCTGCCAATATATTAAGTACCTTCCAGAAAAAAACTCAATGAAAAGAATGCAGGAGATTTCCTTAAAGGACATATTCGACTTCCTCTCACTAAAGGGATAATTATAGTCTCTCAAAGTTGATCACTGAGTGATCCTAAGTTAGAAGAAGCGGAAGCAACGTGTAATCATCATATTGATGAAAAAACCATTAGAGGCAGAGTAGCCTagggaatcttttttaaaaaagaaaaaatttcaggcAGCCTGGGGAAAAGCATGTTGCAGAGCGGCCCAAGCCAGAACTGATGATAGTTTAGACTGGGTCAGGGCCGGGGGGTAAAAAGGAACGGAGAGATTcgagaaatatttagaagaaagaaTTTACTGAACGTGTTGTCTAGGAACATATTGTAGATGCGAGGGAGCTGTCCAAGGTAGAGAAAGATGGGTTTAGTTTTAGATGATCTGGACTCAAAGTACCTGTCGTGTATCTGCGTGGATACATTTGGTAGGCAGATGGGTATAAAGGACTGAATTTCAGATACGTCTAAATTCTAAGAGGAGACACAATTTAGGATCAAAGTGGCAACATCGTTACTTGTGCTTAATGTTTTgtactttaatatttattatagtcCAGTTTTATTAcagttatttcatatatttatctcCTCTGTCATCCACACTTCAGCCCTTAGCTCCAGATAAAAAAGTCAAGGATGGATTGACAAAAGGGAATTATATTTCCCACCCATTGGCCCAATGACTGTGTTCAGGGAACTGAGGGAAAATGACTCCAGCTAGATTCACGCACTGTACAGAGGGGCAGTACAGACAGGGACAGTTTTGTGACTGGAAAATCTCCGTTAAAACCTCTGGTACAGCGGGGAAAGATCCATTCccccaaaagaagaaaagccaatCTCTCCTCCAGAAAATGCGGGTACTGAGCAggcaaaagaagagaaacattGTATCGCCTACCCCAAATCCTTACTGGTATTGGAGATGTTTTGTTCTAAGGTTCCACTGTACGCTGTTTGAAATCTGGTTCCCAGGCTAAAATCCCAGTTGACCTAATCGAGCTTCACGCTCAGAGTGACATTTGGGAAGATGGGATTGTGGAGGAAGTAAAGAAAATCTTATTATAGCCCTTGTGCCGTGTATTTGCTCGCTGTGTGACTCTAATATTTTCTGTTAGATTCTGGCGAAGCTCTGTCACATTTTACGCACTGATTCTCTGGCAGAAGTTCTACAGTGGCTGCTTCATGCAAGCTCAAAAGGTGAGAGTAAAATAAGCATTTGCAGACACGGAGCTCAGTGTATCATCAGAAAGTAGGGATGTGCCAATATCTGAAGTTTTCTACCTTGGCTTTGCAAACATACTGTTGCAATATAACTTCCCTAGTGATTCAGTATCCGAGTCTCTGCAGTCCTCTGTGATTGACTGCATGCAACTGGTCATTCGATGACCCCAAATTCGGCATGCCCTAATTTAGACTTCTTGGGGTTTGCTATGAAGCACTGTGTCCAGGGCTGGTTTGTGCTGCTTCTCCAGGTGCACACACCCAGGGGTCTCCCTGAGCATATTTTCTGGCCTGCTGTggactctgagcacagagcctgtttcCTTTCTCCGGTACGGATGGCCGTAGCACGGCCTTCCAAGTTCTAGGTTCTAACAGCCTTGCCAGTTTCCCCACCAAAGCCATCAATTcagtcctctctgagcctcctttgGGGCCTTTGGGGTCTGTTCCATGAAAGCATATGCCAGTCTCAGGTGGGACAACCATAAGTAGCATAGAGTGTCTGTCCTGAAACCTCGCTGGTCATCAGACTGACACAGGCAGAACTTTGGAGGTGGATGGAGCCCGaggatttgtatttttaacaagttcccagatgatgctgataaTGCTGGTCTGGCGGCCACTCTTTGAGAATCTGCACTAATAAAGGTTGGGAAATATCAGTGAGTTAGGGATAGACTAATATTTTTGAATAGGGAGCACTTTGGAAATTGTCTTTTATCCAGGAATTCTAGACTACTTGGCAAGCAATTAAGAAGTATTTGAGGGTAGGAGTCTTtagttcttatctttttttttttttcctttttaaggatgtaactttaaaaaaatatgcacaaATAATATGGGCTtattgttgggggaaaaaaacccagctgaaccagaaaaaatacaagaaaagaagagcaatAATCAATCAAATCATCACAGACATCATTTCCGTCATTATGACTTCTGTACATATCTTTAGAGATATGCTCCTAACTATTACTTGTTAGTCTATTTTAATGAGATCATATCGTACTTATTATTTTGAAtaggtatgttttctttttttatttggcaGCAGCCTGAAAGGCTGGGTTTTGTActcaatatttaaaagttattccACTGTATTCCATTGCTCTGTAGTATGACAGGTCCACAGAAATCAGGGTGATGTGAACCAACTTTTCCACAGAAACCTTGACTCACAGATAAATGCCTACTCAGAAAAGGTATTACCAGCTTTTCACACTAGAGTGCTGGATAAAAGAATGAATCCCGTGCTTCTAGCCAACGTGATAATTATAACCTTCATGCCTACcccctttttcttaaaagcagaaaaagagtgGGTCTCAGCTTTGATTCATGCTGAACTGGCTGAAATAAACTTGTTGGCCCAACGAAGAAACAGCACGGCAAATCTAACAGCAGAGACTAGAAAGCCACCCAAAGTTAAATCGCCCCCAAATTCACCTGCACAATTGAAAGTGCTGACCAGAACGAAGCAAGGACATCAACCAACCAGGTAAATCGATATACTGGCTACCTACAGGGTACGTAGTACAGAAAGACTTAATTTGCTTTTTGTTATCTTTCAAAACACTAAGCATGCGGATGTCTTCAGTCTCTTCTTTATTCGGTAAATGACCAcagtgtgtatttattttctttcattttcatgaatGTAATATGAGAATCATTCTAAATCCAATTGTAGCCATCCAGACATCTaagaaaatgtagtttttttcatttgttctacaAATGGAAGCAATAAAGGAAACTGAAATTGTATTATTGttatgtattttgttaaatgcatatCACACAAGTATCACTTTTTTTCGTGTAGAACAATGCTAGATTAAAATAAATTGCTTCACTTAATTTTCTCTGGCACACTCCTGGACGCCGCTAGACTGAAAAATAACTATGACAGgaattggaaattattttaatataaatttttcttaaacCTTATTATTTCAATGacagaagaaaatacatatttatgtataatatggTGAAAGAATGTGATAAGATATTATTTAAGTAGGGAGAAAAAATCttgttgctttaaaataaaaagttggctaaaaagctgaaatcaagagaaaataaatattcaagacccaagtcactttaaaaatcactgagaCAGAGAATTTTGTATTGCAATTTGTCTCCACCTTAAAGTTTCCATAAAATGAGAAACTGGGAAATAGGGTCAGTCTTTCTACATTAGTGAATAATGTATGATATTGTTTAGATGTTTACTCAAAATCAGAAGAATTTTTCTTTGGAAAGTACACTTAATGCTGTCTGCattgaaaaacaaagaattgggatagaatatttaagatatatatgTACTTAGCTTATCGATGATAGTGCAGTCTATAGAAAATACTTGTTTGTatctttgaatttcattttctcttctccaatTATCTAGAGTGTCAAGTCAAGGATCTGAAGGAAGTAAGGAAGTGCCAAAAGGTTAAGTACAGTTTGTGATAATTACTGAGTTGGTATAGGGAAACCAGTAAGTATTGAACTCTTTAGGGACACAGACAAGGATCTATGGTTTTATAGGCAGTAAAATTCAATGACGATTTCTAGTTACTTTTAAGGGAGAGTGTCCACTGAATTTCTCATCGAGATAAATTTGACATAAACTTAACTTTGTTTGAAAGGCAAAGTGccccatcagagaaagacagatactctTTGAGAAGTAAGATAGCAGGATAGCAGGAAACATAGGTTTAGTCTTGCCAACCCGGTGATAGGAGAAGCCCTGCACGGACCTAACAAAAACACAATGATCTCAGAGTTTGGTTCTTCATAGCTTAACTGTCAAGCTAAGTTATTTTAACTAGAAACCAAGTTGATCAGAGAAAACAGTAACATGGCAATCGGCCGTGAGCAGATGCTCTATGAGACAGCTGAAGTATGGGAGAGGACAGAGTTGTGTCCTCACCAGAAGCCCAACCACACCCTACAATTTggaccaagaaaaataaagaattgtagCTTGTCCTACTTTGGTCCAGAATAGGCCAACTGAAAtgtccctgtgtgtttggcagcGCCTAACCTTAAAACAAGTGTAACAACAATGACCACAGAGCAACAACTCGGAAGTATGTCGATAAGCCTCAAACAAAAGTCTGTCCTGTGGTTTCTCCAAGTTTCTCTTATACCAGGAATCATATGGTGATCAGAGTTCTTTGAGGTCACTCTAAACCCCAGCAGCTTTTGTTGGGGTTAACCAAACCCCAAAGAGTCTATACGTGCTAACAGGCAATAAGAAAGACAGTTTAGAAGTTAGAAAATACTCCCTTACTCTGACACACCAAGGATAGTCCATTGTGTCTGACTTCTACCAAACTCCTCACCCTAGAACTACAAAATCACAACAGGGATGGTTTCTGTTATTCAACTTCGTGTCTTACCTGTTGGCCTCTGTCTGGATATTTGAAGAAGTTTTGTATAAGAAGCCTCAATCATACTTCTTCATTTCCAGTGGTGATAGACAGCACCTCTCCAGATTCTTATTCCTGCTTGAGTCTGACCCTATAGGTTTTGGGGAGATCTTATAAGTATAATGAACTTGTTCTAATCTgtttgtcaattttcttttttgtctatcAGGACCATaaatccttttcctttctttcattggtCCCATCCTTGCCTATCATCTTTACGATCACCAGTTCTAAtgaattcctttcaaaataatgtttgattTTGAGAGGATAGAACATATCCTGCATGTTATGGAACAAATGACTCATTAAAAATGAGCAGGTGGTAAGAAAGATAAGAATAGATTCTTTTGTGAATTGGGGTTATATTTAATTCACCTAAACTTCATATAGTttgggggtttgtgtgtgtgtcatttgGTACTAAAACATGGCAGAAACTATATTCGATGTCTCAATTTTGGTCttacttagtttttcttttttctatttcagagGCTGAGCACAAGCCCACATTgtttataagaagaaataatatgaaaatgcCCATTGCAGAATATTTCAGCAAACCAAAATCTCCTCCCAGGCCTAAAATTCAGGAAAGCATATCAACAAAACCAATGTCTGCAAGGATTATGCAACAAGGAGGCAATCTCTCTCCCCAGAGAGCGTTTTATCCTTAAACATTCCAAAGGTAGAAATTCTAGACTGAGCTATTTCTTTCACAAACATGAGCTTCACTCCATAACAGtatcagattatttttaaaaagtattttggcATGAGAGAATCCGTATCTGGTGGCACATGTAAATCTCAGAGCACCTGTATATAatgtactaaataaataataatggagACAGTATTTCTATTTGTAGTTAATTTAGCACCATGTGTAAAAGaagtatgtttatttatataCTCCATTTCTAGTCTTGCACTGATTGCATTTGTACATAAGCATAGGGTCCTGATACTAGAAAAACCGTCCATAACAGAATTAGGTAGCTGCAGTTTGACACATGCCCCAAACTCTTggtagagaaaaaacaaaaccaaacacagaaTTTTAACATCTGAGCTAATTTTTACAATCTACAGTGTTCAGTGCTGTTGGATGGATTCTGAATGGATTCTATGGTGATAATGGAAAAATACTGGCCTCCTCCCCAAAAAAGGTATAAACATTATCACTAATTTATGAGCCAGAAAAGAACTAGTTTCTACTCTTTGCTAATTGTGAATGATATTAACAAATTTCCTAATATTtagcttttttgtatttttaaaataaaccactCTTGGGCCATGGCTGCTATTCTTTCAGTGTATTGCTGGATTCATCTACAAATTAGCCAATCTTTTAGAATGTGCGCCACGATAGTCAAGAGATACTgtaaattttgtgtatgtgtacataccccttttttctttttttagagtgggagtggggggagaggcagagggagagagagtgtttaagcagactccctgctgagcgtggagcctgacgtggggctcgatttatgaccctgagatcatgacatgagtcgaaatcaagagttggacgcttgcccgactacgccacccaggcaccctgtatcTGTGCAATTTTAATGACAAATTTATATCATACTTCATTGT encodes:
- the CUNH4orf17 gene encoding uncharacterized protein C4orf17 homolog, translated to MARNGGCFLVRHTPHPRRVCHIKGLNNIPICTVNDDENSLGALWGVGQFNHLEKDEIPFAKCGYPPSAAAPQSPVRGASPAPNQVKVPPRPHSEPCRKIKECFKTSSENPLAIKKEEIKVKKPLSPPKPCSTADSCSSEVMSTKTDVKENTVCIPNYLDQEIKILAKLCHILRTDSLAEVLQWLLHASSKEKEWVSALIHAELAEINLLAQRRNSTANLTAETRKPPKVKSPPNSPAQLKVLTRTKQGHQPTRVSSQGSEGSKEVPKEAEHKPTLFIRRNNMKMPIAEYFSKPKSPPRPKIQESISTKPMSARIMQQGGNLSPQRAFYP